ATATCCGCGGCTACGCGCGTATCGAGGGCAGTAACTTCGACGCCCGTGACTTCATTCTCACCGTCGTGGAAAACCCCGCAGCCAAAATGGCCAACGCACGCGAGTCGTTGCAGCAGGCGTTGCTGGCCAAGGTCAAGCCACGCTGTGAGGAATTGGGCGTAGAGCTGCGGGCCGTGGCGCTGGCCGAGTTCCGACCGCCGGCCGAGCTTTCTGAGCAGATCTCGCAACGCGAGTTGGCCCGCGTCGAGCGAGAAAAGAACGTGGTACGCCTAGGCCAATACAAGGCCGAGCAGGACTTGAGATCCAAGGAAGCCCTCAAGCAGCAAGCCAAGGAAAAGGTCGCGGCCGAAACGCGCAAGATCCAGGCTTCGAAAAAGTCCGAGCAGCTGAAAGAGGTTGCCCTCTTGCGCTTGACGCAAGAGCTGGCCAACGCGCAGCTGCAACTCGATGCGGCCCGCAAACTGGCCGAAGCCGCGCTCTCCAAAGGACGCGCCGAGGCGGCGGTGATCATGCTCGAGAACGAGGCGGAAACCTCTGGCCTGGCCAAGGCCGTGCAGGGCTTCGACAACGTGCAGAGCTTTGCCCAATATCAGGTCCTGTCGAAGCTGTCGCCGGCGCTAACCGAGATTTTCGCCTCGGACGATAGCGACTTCGCCCGCATCTTTGCCAACTACATGACGCAGCCGGCGAACACGGCGCCCGTGCTGGTCCCCGCCTCGGCGTCCCAGCCGGCGGAATCGCCACGCTCGGCAGCGGCGGTTCAACCCGCCAGTGCTCTGCCAGTTGATAACTCCACTGCCACCCAGGATGCGCCGCCCGGCAACAATCCAGGTGATGGGAACTAACGCGCGTCAGGCAAAAACACTCGCTTGGGCAGTTCACACCAAGACATAAAAGCTTTCAGCAGCTGTTGCAGGAGAATTAGACCATGACCGAAATACTCGACATGCATAGTTCCGGCTCGTTCAAACTCGATCCTCGCTACATGCGCCGCCAGATCATGTTCTGGTGCGGGGCGGCTCTGGTGCTGCTGGTGGCGGTGATCCTCACCTGGCACGAATTCTTCGTCTATGTGCCACCTGGCAAGCACCTGGTCATCATCTCGAACGGCGGCCAGCCGCTTCCCCCGGGACAGGTTTTGGCCGAGGCGGGCGAAAAGGGAATCCAACGCGAAGTGCTGGGCGAAGGCTGGCACTTTGTCATGCCGATCGTTTATTCGCGCGAAATTGAAAAGAACACCGTCATACCGCCCGGCAAGGTCGGCATCGTCACGGCGCAGGGCGGAAAGCCGCTGCCGGCCGGTCGTTTGTTGGCCGAAGCGGGCGAACAGGGCATCCAGCGCAATATATTGCCGCCGGGCGCCTACCGCATCAATCGTCACGGCTTCCAAGTGGACGAAGTCGACGCCACGAATCTCGAGCCCGGCTATATCGGCGTGCTCCGCCGACTGCTCGGACAGGACGGCAGCGGACGGTTTGCCGACAAGCCGAACGAAAAGGGCATTTTGCGGACAATTCTGCAGCCGGGACTGTATTACCTGAACACCAAGGAATTCGAGGTCGTGCCCAGCGAAGTGGGCATCTTTCAATCGACGTTTTTCTACGACAAGGACCCACGGCAAAGCACTGCCATTACATTTATCTCCAAGGGGGGCTTCGAGATCAGCATGGACTGCACGGTCGAATGGGAGATTCGCCCCGAAGACATGCCGGTGCTAGTGGCCGAATACGGCTCGCGGCATGCCGTTGAACGGAACGTGATCGACGTGCAGGCGCACGCCATCGGACGCGACAAGGGCATCGACTACGGCGTACAAGATTTCCTCGAAGGCGCAAAGCGCGAGGCGTTCCAGACCGACTTCACAAACGAGCTGACGCGCGTGGCCAAGGAAAAGAGCGTCACCGTACATTCGGCGTTCATTCGCAACATCGTCATCCCCGAGGCGTACCTGAAACCGATCCGCGACAAACAGATCGCGGCCGAGACCAAGGTCACCAACCAGGCCAAGGAGGCCACCGCCCAGAGCGTGGCCGACGTCGAGCGCGAACAGCAGATGATCCCGCAGCGCGAAGCCGAAGTCGCGGCCGAGACGCAGCGCCTGGTGGCGGGCATCGATCGCGACGTGGAAAATGTCCAAACGCGCACCGAGAACGAGGTGGAAAAACTCGATGCCGAATACCAGGCTCAGATCGCCGCGCTCGACGCGCAGCGCATCCAGGCCATCGGCGAAGCCGACGCCCAGGTCAGCAAGCTCAAGGAGACCGCCAAGGCCTCGCTGTACCAGATGAAGATGAATGTCTTCCAGAACAATGGCGAGGCGTTTCTCAAGTATTCGATGGCGGATCAGCTGAATCCACAAATGATCGTGCGGCTATTTCACAGCGGGCCAGGCACGTTCTGGACCAACATGGAAGGCAAGGGGCTGAACTTCATGCTGCCCGCCGGCGGGTCGACTCCGACGGCGCAATCGGTCCCAGCCAAGGAAGGGAAATCCGATCCGTCGGCCCGGTAACACCCAGGCGCATGGCGTATTCGGGCGCGGCAGAAACCCTTAATGTGCGCAAGCGCCGCTTGTTCCTGTTGTGTCGCGTCTTCAGGTTCGTGGTCGCGAAATCGGGGCCTGCGGGCGTCGGCCGAGCCTGCAGACCGCCGACGGTCACTTGCCGAACCAGTCCTGTTGCGTAAGCTATTCGTAGCGGGAGGCTGGTAAGCGCTAGGCGGTGCCAGCATCCTTGCATGGCCCGTGGAGGGAGTGACTGGTCGCTCGACGCGCCAGTTACGACGTCCACGAGCGGCATTTCCAGGGTGTCCATGAGCGCGTGCCACAGAGCGGCCCGGGATGTCGACAGAACGGCATTGACGGCCGCCCGGCTGGCTCGGCATCATGGGGCCTTGAGATTGTGAATCGTCTGTTTCGACAACGGGAGAGTTCCACAATGTCTTCGGCAGACGACCGTGCGCCCCTTACGCCCAAGGGTAAGGTGCCGCAAAAGGGCGAACCGTTCGCCAAAGGGCAGATGGACTTCGACATCGCCTTCTTCGACCGAATTTTGCAGCGTCAGCCGGATTATGTTGACGTGTTGCGTTGTCAGGGTGAGTTGCTGTCGCGCAAAGGTTTGCATGATCTGGCACTGGTGATCGATCGGCGGCTGGCCGAGCTCGTCCCCACCGATTACGTCATCCGCTACAACCTGGCCTGCAGCCTGGCGGTGGGAGGATACCGGCGCGAGGCGATCGCGGCCCTGCGGGCGGCCCTGGAGCAAGGCTACGACGATTTCGAATATCTGGAAGGGGATAGCGATCTCGACTCGCTTCGCGACGACCCCGCCTATCGCGCCCTGATGCGCGAGTACGGCATCCTGAACTAGCCGCGCAAGGTGTGCAGCTCGCGGAGCGGTGCCGGATAGGGCAGCACGAACATCCGGGCGGACACTTCATCGCCAGCACACGTAATTCTCATCAGCAAACCGTGCTGGTCTGCTCGCATCAGTCGGCCAATGGGTTGCGGTCCTTACCCGCTACTGGGTAACTTGCTGCATCGGCGGATTGCAACCGCCGTTTATCATCACGTCCTTCCTCGCAAGCCGCCCTTACGATGCTACACCTCGCAGCTCAGATCGCTGAAGCTACCGGCTTTATCCGCACCCAGTGGGACCGCACGGCCCGGGTTGGCATCATATTTGGTACAGGATTGGGCAATGTCGCGCGCGAAATCGAGAACCATATCACGATTCCCTACGAGGCCATCCCGCACTTTCCCGCGTCCACCGCCACCAGCCACGTTGGGCAGCTCGTTTGCGGGACGCTAGCAGGTGTGAGCGTGGTCGCCATGGAAGGACGTTTTCACGCCTACGAGGGGTACAGCTTTCAGCAGCTCACCTTTCCCGTGCGGGTGATGAAGGCGCTGGGGGCCGACACGCTGATCGTCTCGAATGCCTGCGGCGGCATGAACCCCTTCTATCGTCGCGGCGACATCATGGTGATCGACGATCACATCAACCTGCTAGGCGGCAACCCGCTGATCGGCATCAATGACGATAACCTGGGGCCGCGCTTTCCGGACATGTCGTGCCCTTACGATCCGCAGCTGGTCGAATGTGCGATGGAGATCGCCCGGCGCGAGAACTTCGTGGCTCATCGCGGCGTCTATGTCGCGGTGACCGGTCCGAACCTGGAGACGCGGGCCGAGTACCGTTTTCTGCGCACCATCGGGGCCGACGTGGTCGGCATGTCGACCGTGCCCGAGGTGATCGTGGCCGTGCATGCCAGCATGCGCGTGTTGGGCTTGTCGGTGATCACGGACATGTGCTTTCCCGACGCGCTGGAGCCCGCCAACATCGACCTGATTCTATCGGCGGCGGCCGAGAGCGAACCGAAGCTGCGCGCGATCCTGCTGGGCGTGCTGAAGCGGATCGCAGCCGAGCGATAGCCGCCGCGAATGCGGAAATCTATCTCGACGGGCCGGTATCAGTGCCAGGCTACGTGCCATGTCCACGCGCCGCGTGGACATGCAAGTGGAGAAACAGCGAAGACATGCTCACGCCTGTGCGTGAGCATGGCACCCGGCTTTTCACCAGTTTGAGGACGTCTAGCCCCGATTGAAAAACCCCGCCCTCCCTGCTCTAGTGGTCTATTCGCCGCCCCCGGCCGGGGATGGACTGTCTGCCGCCGAGAATTGACCGCTTATGTTTCGCCCTGCACCGAATCCCGATTTTCCCGCACTCGAGTTGAAGATTCTCGACTTTTGGCGAGATCGCGCGATCTATGCCAAATCGCTCAAGCGCCGCGAAGGATCGCCTAAATTCGTCTTCTACGAAGGCCCCCCCACGGCCAATGGCATGCCGCATCCGGGCCACTGCTTGACCCGCTCTATCAAGGATGTCTTTCCGCGCTACCGCACCATGCGCGGTTATTACTGCGAGCGCAAGGCGGGCTGGGATACCCACGGGCTGCCGGTCGAGGTCGAAGTCTGCAAAGAGTTGGGCATCCACGCCAAGGAAGAGATCGAAGCCTACGGCATCGAGCCCTTCATCCACCGCTGCCAGCAGAGCGTGTGGCGTTACATGCAAGAATGGGAGCGGCTGACCGAACGGATCGGCTTCTGGATTCGTCTGGACGAGGCCTACGTCACGTACCACCAGAGCTACGTCGAAAGCGTTTGGTGGTCGCTCTCGGATCTGTTCCGCCGTGGGCTGTTGTACCAGGGACACAAGATCGTTTGGTGGTGGGCCCAAGGGGGGACCGCGCTGAGCGCAGGCGAAGTCGGCCAGGGCTATCGCGAGGTGGCCGATCCCAGCGTGTATGTGCGATTTCCCTTGCTCGATGAAGCAGGCAAGCCAACCGATACCAGCCTGCTCGTGTGGACCACGACCCCCTGGACATTACCGAGCAACCAGTTCGCCGCGGTTCATCCCGAGCTGGAATACTCGGTTGTCGTTGACGAGCACGACGGCAAGACCGAGCGGCTGATCGTTGCCTCGGCGCTCGTCGCCACGCTGGCCGAAAAAGTGAAGCGCGACTTGCACGTGGTCGACAAGTTGCTGGGCGAGAAGCTGATCGGACGACGGTACGTCCCACCGTTTGACTACTACCACGGCCGGCTCGGCGCACAGATCGCTACGCTGGTTGGCGGGGGAATGCAACATCCTGCCTGGCGCGTCGTAGCCGCGGATTTTGTCACCACCGACAGCGGAACCGGCGTCGTGCATCAGGCGCCGGCCTTTGGCGAAGTCGACTTTGAAGTACTTCGCACTGAGCAAGCGCGCTTCAAGCCGGGCGAAGGGCCCGAGTTGATCTGCGCCGTCGCCCCGGACGGCAAGTTCACCGCCGAAGCGCCCGATTACCAGGGGCGCTGGGTCAAGGAGTGCGATCGCGATATTTCTCGCGAGCTGCGGCATCGTGGTCTGCTCTGGCACCAGGAGCAGTATCTGCACGACTATCCCTTTTGCTGGCGGGCCGACGAGGATCCGCTGATTCAGTACCCGCGGCGGAGCTGGTTCATTCGAACTTCGCAGTTCAAAGAACAGATGTTGGCCAACAATGACGGGATCAACTGGCTGCCCGAGCACATCAAGGACGGTCGCTTCGGCAACTTCCTGGCCACGAACGTCGATTGGGCCCTCTCGCGCGAGCGATACTGGGGGACGCCGCTACCGATTTGGGTTTGCGACGCCGAAGGCTGCAACCATTCCGTAGCCATCGAGAATTACACGGCGCTGCTCGCGCGGCGTGGCATCGATGGCACCGAAGTTTGGCTCGAGGCCAAGCGTAAGAATCCCGAGCTGGCAGAAGATCTGAAGATTCACAAGCCGTATATCGACGCCATTACTTTTGATTGCGAGAGCTGCGGAAAAGGTCGAATGCGACGCGTGACCGAAGTGATCGACTGTTGGTACGACTCCGGTGCGATGCCGTTCGCGCAATGGGGGTATCCACAGAAGAATGCGGATCTCTACAACGATAACTTCCCAGCCGACTTCATCAGCGAGGCCATCGACCAAACGCGCGGTTGGTTCTACAGTCAATTGGCGATCAGCACTCTGCTCCGTGGCCCGCGTCCTAAGACAATGCCGGTGGGTGTGGAGCGCGGCGACGCTGGCACGGAAGGTCCGTACGCTGGCCGTGACCCTCGCGCAAGCGAATTTCCATTCCCGCATCCGTTCAAGAACTGCATCGTGCTCGGCCTGATGCTGGGCGAAGACGGGCAGAAGATGTCCAAGAGCAAGCGGAACTACCGCGAGCCGGGCGAGATCTTCGATCGCTACGGTGCCGACGCCCTGCGGTGGTACTTCTTCGCTAACCAGCCCCCTTGGACGTCGATCCGCTACAACGAGCAATCGATCAAGGACAGCATTCCGGAATTTCTGCTGCGGCTGTGGCATGTCTACAGCTTCTTCGTGATCTACGCCAATATCGACACGTTCGATCCGGCCACGGCGCTCGCGGGCGATGTCGGACAGCTCTCGGCCGCGGATCTGGCGACGGCCAAGGGATATCGCCCCGTTTCCGAGCGTAGCGAGCTCGACCGCTGGATCATGAGCGAGCTAGCCCGCACCTCGGCCGCCGTGGTCGAGCGGATGGACGCCTACGACAATTTTAACGCTTGCGCGCGGATCACGGCCTTTGTCGATGCCCTATCGAACTGGTACGTCCGCCGCAGCCGAGCCCGTTTCTGGAGCGGCGAGACCTTGGCCGAGAGTGCCGACAAGCACGACGCTTATTGGACGCTGTACGAATGCCTGCTCACGACCTCGAAGTTGGTAGCGCCCTTCGTGCCGTTTCTCGCCGAGACGCTCTGGCAGGGACTAGTCGCCGAGCCGTTCGGCTCGCGCGCCGCCGAAAGCGTGCATCTGTGCGATTATCCCGAGGGCCTTATCGCAGAGATCGATGAATCGCTTTCATCACGTATGGACCTGGTGCGCGAAATCGTCTCGCTAGGCCGCAGCGCGCGGATGGGGGCCCAGCTGAAGGTGCGGCAGCCCCTCTCGAAGGTCGAAGTGATCCTGGCCGATCAAACGCATCGGGCCTGGCTCAAAGAGCACGACGGCCTGATCAAGGACGAGCTCAACGTCAAAGAGGTCGAGTACACGCAGAAGGCTGATCAGTACATCAGCTACACCGTGCTGCCCGACCTGAAGCGGCTCGGCCCGCGGCTTGGAAAGCAATTGCCGGCCCTGAAGAAGGCACTCGCCGAGGCGGATGCGGCCCAACTGCTGGCTGCGATGGAGCGCGACGGCTCGGTGCAGATTCCACTAGTCGACGGACCGGTGACGCTCGACGCCCAGGACTTGCAAGTCCGTCTGCAGGCTAAGCCCGGCTGGGCCGCCGCGCAAGGTCCCGCGGCCGTGGTCGTACTGTCGACCGAGTTGACCGACGCGCTCGTGGCCGAAGGCTACGTCCGAGACCTGGTACACGCAATTCAGAACCTGCGTCGGGAAAGCGGATGCGAATACACCGACCGTATCGAACTGGGGATCGTCTCCGGTAGCGCCGAATTGCGCCAAGCCATTAATGACTTTGCCGAATACATCAAAACCGAAACATTATGCACGCGATTGCTTGAAACGCCCCTCTCCGGTGTGGAAGCGTTGCAAGTAAAAGTTGCGGGGCACGAGGTTTCGATCTATCTGCGGCGAATCATGTCATGAGCGGCCGCCCACTCAGACTTGCCGTGCTCATCTCGGGCGGAGGAACCACGCTGCGCAACCTGATGGATCGCATCGCAGCCGGCACGCTGCCGGCGCAGATTGCGCTGGTGATTTCGAGCAATCCTGCGGCCGGCGGGCTGCAGTTCGCGGCCGCGGCTGGCATACCGACGCGCGTCTGCGAGCGACGCGCGTTTGCCAGTGACCAAGCGTATGGCGAGGCACTGTTTGCCGCTTGTCGCGAAGTGCAGCCTGAACTGGTCGTCATGGCTGGCTTCTTGAAATTCGTCCCCGTACCCGACGATTTTGCCAATCGCGTGGTGAATATCCATCCGGCTCTGATCCCGGCTTTCTGCGGGCTGGGTTACTACGGGCTGCGCGTGCATCGGGCGGCGCTCGACTACGGCGCCAAGATCTCCGGCTGCACCGTTCATTTCGTGGACAACCAGTACGACCACGGGCCGATCATCTTGCAGCGCGTGGTGCCGGTTGAAGAAGGCGACACGCCCGAGGCGCTCGCCGCACGTGTCTTCGCGGCCGAATGCGAAGCCTTGCCCGAGGCCATCAGCCTGATCGCCGCCGGACAAGTGCTGGTCGAGGGGCGCCGCGTGCGCATACGCTAAGCGCACCGCTGCGGACGAGAAATTTCATTCACAGATTTCGCAGATAAAGCACGGGCGATACCTCGGGCTGCGCACGTGCTGACAGCGACCTCACAATCGGTGCGATTTCGCACGGAGTTCGTCTGCGTCATCTGTGCGGATGATCTTTGACCAAATTCCGCGCAGCAGCGGCTGGTTTCCATTGCAGGCGTGAGGACCAGCGACTGCCGTCAGGGTAGTTGCCGGTAGCCCAGTTCTTCGTACAGCCGCCGTGCGGCCGTCCAGCCTTCGTGCGTTTCTAGAAAGATCTCGCGCATGTCCAATCGCCAGCAGCGCTCTTCCAGGGCGGCGACCAGCATCCTGGCCACCCCCCGGCGGCGCCAGGTCGGGAGGACGGCCAGCCAGTGCACGGCCGGCACTGCGGCGGCTCCGGATCCCCGATCGGCCATTGCTACCGTGCCAACTGCCAGTGGGGCGCCGCTGGCGGCATCGGGGGTGATGGCGAACCAGATGCGTTCCGGCGACCACCACGGCTTCTCCAGGAACTCATTGGCGAAGTCCGACCGGTCCCATTGAAGGATTCCAGGCGTGGCCCGTGCGAAGGCCCGGTGCCGCAGCTCAAGCCAAATGGGGATGTCGCTGGGGCCCTGGTAGCTACGCAAGTCAATATCGGGCACAAAGCCCGGCGTGGG
Above is a window of Pirellulales bacterium DNA encoding:
- a CDS encoding SPFH domain-containing protein — protein: MTEILDMHSSGSFKLDPRYMRRQIMFWCGAALVLLVAVILTWHEFFVYVPPGKHLVIISNGGQPLPPGQVLAEAGEKGIQREVLGEGWHFVMPIVYSREIEKNTVIPPGKVGIVTAQGGKPLPAGRLLAEAGEQGIQRNILPPGAYRINRHGFQVDEVDATNLEPGYIGVLRRLLGQDGSGRFADKPNEKGILRTILQPGLYYLNTKEFEVVPSEVGIFQSTFFYDKDPRQSTAITFISKGGFEISMDCTVEWEIRPEDMPVLVAEYGSRHAVERNVIDVQAHAIGRDKGIDYGVQDFLEGAKREAFQTDFTNELTRVAKEKSVTVHSAFIRNIVIPEAYLKPIRDKQIAAETKVTNQAKEATAQSVADVEREQQMIPQREAEVAAETQRLVAGIDRDVENVQTRTENEVEKLDAEYQAQIAALDAQRIQAIGEADAQVSKLKETAKASLYQMKMNVFQNNGEAFLKYSMADQLNPQMIVRLFHSGPGTFWTNMEGKGLNFMLPAGGSTPTAQSVPAKEGKSDPSAR
- the ileS gene encoding isoleucine--tRNA ligase; amino-acid sequence: MFRPAPNPDFPALELKILDFWRDRAIYAKSLKRREGSPKFVFYEGPPTANGMPHPGHCLTRSIKDVFPRYRTMRGYYCERKAGWDTHGLPVEVEVCKELGIHAKEEIEAYGIEPFIHRCQQSVWRYMQEWERLTERIGFWIRLDEAYVTYHQSYVESVWWSLSDLFRRGLLYQGHKIVWWWAQGGTALSAGEVGQGYREVADPSVYVRFPLLDEAGKPTDTSLLVWTTTPWTLPSNQFAAVHPELEYSVVVDEHDGKTERLIVASALVATLAEKVKRDLHVVDKLLGEKLIGRRYVPPFDYYHGRLGAQIATLVGGGMQHPAWRVVAADFVTTDSGTGVVHQAPAFGEVDFEVLRTEQARFKPGEGPELICAVAPDGKFTAEAPDYQGRWVKECDRDISRELRHRGLLWHQEQYLHDYPFCWRADEDPLIQYPRRSWFIRTSQFKEQMLANNDGINWLPEHIKDGRFGNFLATNVDWALSRERYWGTPLPIWVCDAEGCNHSVAIENYTALLARRGIDGTEVWLEAKRKNPELAEDLKIHKPYIDAITFDCESCGKGRMRRVTEVIDCWYDSGAMPFAQWGYPQKNADLYNDNFPADFISEAIDQTRGWFYSQLAISTLLRGPRPKTMPVGVERGDAGTEGPYAGRDPRASEFPFPHPFKNCIVLGLMLGEDGQKMSKSKRNYREPGEIFDRYGADALRWYFFANQPPWTSIRYNEQSIKDSIPEFLLRLWHVYSFFVIYANIDTFDPATALAGDVGQLSAADLATAKGYRPVSERSELDRWIMSELARTSAAVVERMDAYDNFNACARITAFVDALSNWYVRRSRARFWSGETLAESADKHDAYWTLYECLLTTSKLVAPFVPFLAETLWQGLVAEPFGSRAAESVHLCDYPEGLIAEIDESLSSRMDLVREIVSLGRSARMGAQLKVRQPLSKVEVILADQTHRAWLKEHDGLIKDELNVKEVEYTQKADQYISYTVLPDLKRLGPRLGKQLPALKKALAEADAAQLLAAMERDGSVQIPLVDGPVTLDAQDLQVRLQAKPGWAAAQGPAAVVVLSTELTDALVAEGYVRDLVHAIQNLRRESGCEYTDRIELGIVSGSAELRQAINDFAEYIKTETLCTRLLETPLSGVEALQVKVAGHEVSIYLRRIMS
- a CDS encoding GNAT family N-acetyltransferase, whose protein sequence is MAVVLHYSKRLSERPTPGFVPDIDLRSYQGPSDIPIWLELRHRAFARATPGILQWDRSDFANEFLEKPWWSPERIWFAITPDAASGAPLAVGTVAMADRGSGAAAVPAVHWLAVLPTWRRRGVARMLVAALEERCWRLDMREIFLETHEGWTAARRLYEELGYRQLP
- the purN gene encoding phosphoribosylglycinamide formyltransferase; protein product: MSGRPLRLAVLISGGGTTLRNLMDRIAAGTLPAQIALVISSNPAAGGLQFAAAAGIPTRVCERRAFASDQAYGEALFAACREVQPELVVMAGFLKFVPVPDDFANRVVNIHPALIPAFCGLGYYGLRVHRAALDYGAKISGCTVHFVDNQYDHGPIILQRVVPVEEGDTPEALAARVFAAECEALPEAISLIAAGQVLVEGRRVRIR
- a CDS encoding purine-nucleoside phosphorylase, with product MLHLAAQIAEATGFIRTQWDRTARVGIIFGTGLGNVAREIENHITIPYEAIPHFPASTATSHVGQLVCGTLAGVSVVAMEGRFHAYEGYSFQQLTFPVRVMKALGADTLIVSNACGGMNPFYRRGDIMVIDDHINLLGGNPLIGINDDNLGPRFPDMSCPYDPQLVECAMEIARRENFVAHRGVYVAVTGPNLETRAEYRFLRTIGADVVGMSTVPEVIVAVHASMRVLGLSVITDMCFPDALEPANIDLILSAAAESEPKLRAILLGVLKRIAAER